In the bacterium BMS3Abin14 genome, one interval contains:
- a CDS encoding bacterial dynamin-like protein, producing MPDLSGKTSINTLLDRAVEMLGTLGPQALSGLEKLRHLKTRLEGNYFNMAVLGQFKRGKSTLLNALLGEAILPSSVVPLTAIPTFIRWGSELKARILFEDEQPPKEFSATSIDDLSRFLKEFVTEEANPENRLHVLQAEVYHSSPLLKKGLVLIDTPGIGSTFQHNTETTLNFLPQCDAALFLVSADPPVTEVEISFLREVRTKIDRLFFIFNKVDYLTGPDREMALAFFRKVLGEQAGISKSPHIYPVSALRALNARINRDEDALRECGFEEVQADLIDFLINEKAQVLRQALARKSEDVIAELLMRLNLEARSLQTPLEDLGERLNLLESKIREAERQRTSAGDLLTGDRRRTVEFLEQQAEQLRRKARSHFEDVVRKSTATSKSGESMEKAARDAIAVSVPGFFERELGEISSEFDAHVTELLKPHQERADSLIEVVRRGAAELFDIPYRAPESTGALEASRQPYWITHKWGSSLNPVPAGLWDWVLPGGIKRQIILKRVLKQVEDVVLYNVENLRWATLQNLDTAFRKFTSNLDLRLGETINATQGAIQAVIKRKTEQSDTVAGELARIQEKITGLDELEKGFRGLSGQG from the coding sequence ATGCCGGACCTGTCAGGAAAGACCTCGATCAACACGCTTCTTGACCGGGCAGTCGAGATGCTGGGCACACTCGGGCCCCAAGCCTTGTCCGGCCTGGAAAAGCTCCGTCACCTCAAAACCCGGCTGGAAGGCAACTATTTCAACATGGCCGTCCTCGGCCAGTTCAAACGAGGCAAGAGCACGCTGTTAAACGCCCTGCTGGGTGAAGCCATCCTCCCGTCTTCGGTAGTCCCCCTTACCGCCATCCCGACCTTTATCCGTTGGGGATCTGAGCTCAAGGCACGCATCCTTTTTGAGGATGAGCAACCGCCGAAGGAATTTTCGGCAACAAGTATTGATGATCTGAGCCGGTTTCTCAAGGAGTTCGTCACCGAGGAGGCCAATCCCGAAAACCGGCTGCACGTTCTTCAGGCCGAGGTTTATCATTCATCACCCCTCCTGAAAAAAGGCCTGGTCCTCATCGACACCCCGGGGATCGGTTCAACCTTTCAGCACAACACCGAGACCACCCTGAATTTTCTCCCCCAGTGCGATGCCGCTCTTTTTCTCGTCTCCGCAGATCCGCCCGTAACCGAGGTGGAGATATCCTTCCTCAGGGAGGTCCGCACAAAGATTGACCGTCTTTTCTTTATCTTCAACAAGGTAGACTACCTCACCGGTCCCGATCGTGAGATGGCCCTTGCTTTTTTCAGAAAGGTGTTAGGGGAACAGGCCGGCATTTCGAAATCTCCACACATCTATCCTGTTTCAGCTCTCCGCGCACTCAATGCTCGCATCAACCGGGATGAGGACGCTTTAAGGGAGTGTGGATTCGAGGAGGTGCAGGCCGACCTTATCGATTTTCTTATTAACGAAAAGGCCCAGGTCCTCCGGCAGGCTCTCGCGAGGAAGTCCGAAGATGTTATCGCCGAACTTCTCATGCGGCTTAACCTGGAGGCACGTTCCCTTCAGACCCCATTAGAGGATCTCGGCGAGAGGCTCAACCTCCTTGAGAGCAAGATTCGGGAAGCCGAGCGGCAGAGGACCTCCGCCGGAGATCTGCTGACCGGAGACCGGAGACGGACGGTGGAGTTTCTGGAACAGCAGGCTGAACAACTTCGTCGGAAGGCCAGAAGCCATTTTGAGGACGTGGTGAGGAAATCTACAGCGACCTCAAAAAGCGGCGAATCCATGGAAAAGGCGGCCCGAGATGCCATTGCCGTTTCCGTCCCCGGTTTTTTCGAACGGGAATTGGGTGAGATATCGTCCGAATTCGACGCACATGTCACGGAACTTCTGAAACCTCACCAGGAAAGAGCCGACAGCCTTATCGAGGTGGTGAGAAGGGGGGCTGCGGAGCTGTTTGACATCCCATATCGGGCGCCGGAGAGTACCGGCGCACTGGAGGCAAGCCGGCAGCCGTACTGGATAACCCACAAGTGGGGGTCTTCCCTGAACCCCGTGCCTGCCGGCCTCTGGGACTGGGTGCTTCCCGGCGGAATCAAAAGACAGATTATTCTTAAACGTGTCCTCAAGCAGGTGGAGGACGTCGTTCTGTACAACGTGGAGAACCTCAGATGGGCGACCCTGCAGAATCTGGACACGGCCTTCAGAAAGTTCACATCGAACCTGGACCTGCGCCTGGGGGAGACCATCAACGCGACACAGGGGGCAATTCAGGCGGTCATTAAACGAAAAACGGAACAGTCCGACACCGTAGCCGGTGAACTCGCCAGGATCCAGGAAAAGATAACCGGACTCGATGAACTGGAAAAGGGCTTCAGGGGCCTTTCCGGCCAGGGTTGA
- a CDS encoding 2-acyl-glycerophospho-ethanolamine acyltransferase, with protein sequence MTRFGEVTSYRSPDRKQAVLARLFPELYFYAQMMGVYRNASSKAKKGVYDGNEWIRSSEAVLNALESVGVKVQVENMAAFINLESPCVFIGNHMSTLETFVLPCIIQPHMEVTFVVKESLINYPVFKYIMKARDPVVVGRRDAREDLKQVLGDGSDKLGRGRSIIIFPQTTRSAELDPVNFNSIGVKLARRAQVPIVPIALKTDAWGVGKRVRDFGKIHAMLPVHICFGEPMTVSGNGREEHERIIGFIRGKLGEWGNVVQSPESRVQSG encoded by the coding sequence ATGACGCGATTCGGTGAGGTGACTTCCTACAGGAGCCCGGACAGGAAGCAGGCTGTCCTTGCCCGGCTCTTTCCGGAACTCTACTTTTATGCACAGATGATGGGTGTCTACCGGAACGCCTCCAGTAAGGCCAAAAAGGGGGTATACGACGGAAACGAGTGGATCAGGAGCAGTGAGGCCGTCTTAAATGCGCTCGAATCGGTTGGTGTAAAGGTTCAGGTGGAAAACATGGCGGCCTTCATCAATCTCGAGTCGCCTTGCGTGTTTATCGGAAACCACATGAGTACCCTGGAGACCTTCGTGCTTCCCTGCATCATTCAGCCCCACATGGAGGTCACCTTCGTGGTCAAGGAGAGCCTGATCAATTATCCGGTTTTCAAGTATATCATGAAGGCGCGGGACCCGGTGGTGGTGGGCAGGAGAGATGCCCGTGAGGATCTGAAACAGGTCCTGGGGGACGGCAGCGATAAACTGGGAAGGGGGAGGTCCATCATTATTTTTCCCCAGACCACCCGAAGCGCTGAGTTGGACCCGGTAAATTTTAACTCGATTGGTGTCAAACTCGCGCGCAGAGCCCAGGTTCCTATTGTTCCCATTGCCCTAAAAACAGACGCGTGGGGGGTGGGGAAACGGGTGAGGGACTTCGGAAAAATCCACGCCATGCTGCCGGTCCATATCTGCTTTGGCGAGCCGATGACGGTATCGGGCAACGGCCGTGAGGAGCATGAGCGGATAATCGGATTTATCCGTGGGAAACTGGGGGAATGGGGGAACGTTGTCCAGAGTCCAGAGTCCAGAGTCCAGAGTGGATAG
- the rssA gene encoding NTE family protein RssA — protein MLRRRKIPGRKKVGLALGSGSARGWAHIGVIRALNEAGIKAKFVAGTSIGAFVGAFYASGRMKNIEDFTSLLTKRQVFTMLDLVFPRSGLLDGDKVSEFFAEQIGPKMMEDLEIPFSTVSTDLDSGEEVVISRGDILDAVRASLSIPGVFTPVMLNGRMLVDGGLTNPVPVDVVREMGADFVIAVDVNSSIFSNNAKDEVAKERSAVTWRKRSETFGAVKLFEDKIRKFAQEKESSLFKGWRKKEKLPGILDVISTSMNIIEVQLTRMRLAIDPPDMLITPDVGDIGFAEFHRAYEAMEAGYRAAEKALDSM, from the coding sequence ATGCTTCGCAGAAGGAAGATTCCAGGCAGAAAAAAGGTAGGGCTTGCTCTGGGGAGCGGATCAGCGCGCGGATGGGCCCATATTGGTGTTATACGCGCCCTCAACGAGGCCGGAATAAAGGCCAAATTTGTGGCCGGAACCAGCATTGGGGCTTTCGTGGGGGCTTTTTATGCGTCGGGTAGAATGAAAAATATCGAGGATTTCACCTCGTTACTCACAAAACGTCAGGTTTTCACTATGCTGGATCTGGTGTTTCCGAGGTCCGGATTGCTGGATGGGGACAAGGTCTCGGAATTCTTCGCAGAACAGATCGGACCGAAAATGATGGAGGATCTGGAAATCCCGTTCAGTACCGTTTCCACCGACCTTGATTCCGGAGAGGAGGTCGTGATCAGCAGGGGAGATATCCTGGACGCGGTTCGCGCCAGCCTGTCAATCCCGGGGGTCTTCACGCCGGTGATGTTAAATGGGCGCATGCTGGTGGATGGGGGGTTGACCAATCCGGTCCCGGTGGACGTGGTGAGAGAGATGGGAGCGGATTTTGTAATAGCGGTGGATGTCAACTCCTCCATCTTCAGTAATAACGCAAAAGATGAGGTCGCAAAAGAACGCTCGGCGGTTACCTGGAGAAAAAGATCAGAGACCTTTGGAGCTGTAAAACTTTTTGAGGACAAGATCAGGAAATTTGCCCAGGAGAAGGAATCTTCCCTTTTCAAAGGTTGGCGAAAGAAGGAAAAACTCCCGGGCATTCTGGATGTTATATCCACGTCAATGAATATTATCGAGGTACAGCTCACCAGGATGAGGCTTGCCATCGACCCACCGGATATGTTGATAACACCTGATGTGGGCGACATCGGGTTCGCCGAATTCCACCGGGCTTACGAGGCCATGGAGGCGGGATACCGTGCGGCGGAGAAGGCCCTTGATTCGATGTAA
- a CDS encoding Na(+)-translocating NADH-quinone reductase subunit F, with protein sequence MSGTVRIHIEGIGSMDVPTDLNLREALRREGIFLDGTCADEGTCGRCVVRILEGDAGSPSASERGILGDEALGRGDRLACRIRPTGPLKLTIDPERILEVDRTGRWKGTWGSPLWDPARFPLSFTGWGIAVDLGTTSVASALFCLDTGRPMDILASSNPQIPWGDEILSRLQAASGDPEQALKLREVLLAAVAGQIQSLCSRNGLFTGRISRIVMVGNSAMHHLALGLPVAPLLTPPFSPGYRDEMILGPAEFPLGIGLNHAAEIIFPALVDGFVGSDASAGILAVRSSRVLTGALLDIGTNSEAVVWKGDRIFAGSAAAGPAFEGGHIQCGMRAEEGAVFQVKITGDALITEVVGGGAPRGMCGTGIVDLVAGMLDRGIIENSGLVRADVHPSQSGKTMMLDPAGRVFFEPRDVETVQKTKAAIAATLETLMKRADVSHDRLEEIYLAGAFGARLNLHNAIRIGLLPSRPELSFVLAGNTALIGASYVLLSREAQEEIDGLAAAVQHVSIAQDPGFEDSFIDHLFF encoded by the coding sequence ATGTCCGGGACTGTAAGAATCCACATTGAAGGAATTGGATCCATGGATGTTCCCACGGATCTTAATCTCAGGGAGGCCCTTCGCCGGGAGGGGATCTTTCTTGACGGGACCTGTGCGGACGAGGGTACCTGCGGAAGGTGTGTGGTACGCATCCTCGAGGGCGACGCCGGCAGCCCATCCGCATCGGAAAGAGGGATTCTCGGCGATGAAGCCCTGGGCCGGGGCGATCGCCTCGCGTGCCGCATCAGGCCCACCGGCCCATTGAAACTGACCATCGACCCGGAGCGCATTCTGGAAGTGGACCGCACCGGACGGTGGAAGGGGACGTGGGGTTCACCCCTTTGGGATCCGGCGAGGTTTCCCCTATCGTTTACAGGGTGGGGGATCGCTGTGGATCTTGGGACTACTTCCGTGGCCTCGGCCCTTTTTTGTCTCGACACCGGGCGGCCGATGGACATCCTGGCATCATCCAATCCTCAGATTCCCTGGGGAGATGAGATACTTTCCAGGCTCCAGGCGGCATCCGGGGATCCCGAACAGGCCCTGAAACTCAGGGAGGTTCTTCTGGCCGCGGTTGCCGGCCAGATCCAGAGTCTCTGCTCCAGAAACGGTCTGTTCACCGGGCGGATTTCCAGGATCGTCATGGTGGGAAACAGCGCCATGCACCACCTTGCGTTGGGACTGCCCGTGGCGCCACTTCTCACCCCTCCCTTTTCTCCCGGTTACAGGGATGAAATGATACTGGGTCCTGCTGAATTTCCCCTTGGCATCGGCCTGAACCACGCGGCCGAAATTATCTTTCCGGCCCTTGTGGACGGTTTTGTCGGGTCCGACGCGTCAGCTGGCATCCTGGCTGTCCGGTCCTCCCGGGTTTTGACTGGGGCGCTGCTGGATATCGGGACAAACAGTGAGGCGGTGGTCTGGAAGGGGGACAGGATCTTCGCGGGATCCGCGGCAGCGGGGCCGGCCTTTGAAGGCGGGCACATCCAGTGCGGCATGCGAGCCGAGGAGGGCGCTGTCTTTCAGGTGAAAATAACCGGGGACGCGCTAATAACAGAGGTGGTCGGGGGTGGGGCCCCAAGGGGCATGTGCGGAACAGGCATTGTGGACCTGGTGGCGGGAATGCTGGACAGGGGGATCATCGAGAACTCCGGTCTCGTAAGGGCGGATGTCCATCCATCCCAGTCGGGAAAAACCATGATGCTGGACCCGGCCGGCAGGGTGTTTTTCGAGCCACGGGACGTCGAGACGGTTCAGAAGACAAAGGCGGCCATTGCGGCGACGCTGGAGACCCTCATGAAACGTGCGGATGTGAGCCATGATCGCCTTGAGGAAATCTATCTTGCGGGGGCTTTCGGCGCCCGCCTGAACCTGCACAACGCAATCAGGATCGGCCTTCTTCCCTCCAGGCCCGAGTTGAGCTTCGTGCTCGCCGGGAACACAGCCCTGATCGGAGCCTCCTACGTTCTCCTGTCCAGGGAGGCGCAGGAGGAAATTGACGGTCTGGCCGCCGCCGTGCAGCATGTCTCCATCGCCCAGGACCCCGGTTTCGAGGATTCGTTCATTGACCACCTGTTTTTTTAG
- the parE3 gene encoding toxin ParE3, with protein MTFQIFLTDDASRDLEELYDHIESHDAPGKADYVLDQIEKAFATLSENPERGAYPKELLAVGLREYREIFFKPYRIIYRVMAENVYIMVIADGRRDMQTLLQRRLLQA; from the coding sequence ATGACCTTCCAGATATTTTTGACGGACGATGCGTCCCGGGATCTGGAGGAGTTGTACGACCATATCGAGTCCCACGATGCGCCTGGAAAAGCGGATTACGTTCTTGATCAAATAGAGAAGGCATTTGCGACCCTCTCTGAAAACCCGGAACGAGGAGCCTACCCGAAGGAACTGTTGGCTGTCGGGCTTCGCGAGTACCGTGAGATATTTTTCAAACCCTACCGCATCATTTACCGGGTCATGGCCGAAAATGTTTATATCATGGTGATTGCCGACGGCCGCCGCGATATGCAGACATTGCTGCAACGGCGTCTATTGCAGGCATAG
- a CDS encoding phd_YefM has product MKLSSQIKPISYLKAHAAEIVRNMSGQGEPLIITQNGEAKVVMQDIESYEQTQEAMALLKILALGSRQIEEGKVQPAGDVIQRLRDRSKSR; this is encoded by the coding sequence ATGAAGCTATCGAGCCAAATCAAACCGATCAGTTACCTGAAGGCCCATGCCGCAGAAATCGTGCGCAACATGTCGGGGCAAGGCGAACCCCTGATCATCACCCAGAATGGCGAAGCCAAGGTCGTGATGCAGGACATCGAAAGCTATGAGCAAACCCAGGAGGCCATGGCTCTTCTGAAGATTCTCGCGCTCGGCTCGCGTCAGATTGAGGAAGGCAAAGTCCAGCCCGCCGGTGATGTCATTCAGCGGCTTCGAGACCGGAGCAAGAGTCGCTGA